AAATCCTATCAGCATTACTCTTACCGATTTTGCATTGGTGAAGGCACGGATGATCTATTATAGTCGTGGAAGCCCACTATCGCAGTTAGTAACAACACTTGATTTAAGCACACGGCTAAAAATTCCTCCTTCTTTAAAATATACGAAACCCTCGCACTTTGCCTAGCAGCAAAATAAACGGTATTTGACATAAGCTGATTTCTCGGCGAAATATGTTTTTGCTCCTTATCGCAGGTTCCATGTTACACGCCATGTTTTCTGGCAGATTTGACACAAAACCTGACGAGGATGGATCTTACTTCATTGATCGAGATGGAACCCACTTTCGGTACATCCTGAATTATTTGCGCACGGGGGAGCTTATCGTCCCTAATGACGAGATCATTCGCAGAGAACTGCTGGCTGAGGCCAAATTTTACCAGTTCGAAGGAATGATAAACGAGCTGCAACCAACGCCATTAGAAGATCCAATCCAGACTGTGATTCAACCGTTCAAGGATTCAGTGATTCTCTCGTCCAATCAGAGGCAGACTTTGATGAATTGGTTGGAGAACACACCAGGCGTTTCCAACAGCGATGAGCTTTTGTTGTACCAAGCTTCTAGAGATGGTTGGTATTCTAACAACTTTCACTCCTGTTGTGATAACAAAGGGCCAACAGTTACAGTGATCGAGAGTGGAGATAATATATTTGGAGGATTTACTGAACAAAGTTGGGAAAGTAAGTTCTAAACACTAACctacttcttttctttcagttgttcTCAAATTATTGTCGGATGGTTACGACAAGGATGCTTAAATAATTATAATGCTAACGGAGTATTTGAAAAGGCATAAATGTCCCCCAACGTTTGAGTGTTCAGGAAAAGAATGTTAATTTGTTATAAACTCCCACCTTGAGGATTTGAAGTAGATTAAAGATTGGACAATAAATACTATCAACAATTGGACTCCATTTTATTCTGTCTGTTCCGTCGCAGAGGACATCAAAATGAGATAGGAACAGGATAATGGCAAATGACCCGTTGTGTTTCTAAATCAGGCACCGAATTTGACATCACATTACGCACCCGCGCACGCTAAAACATTTGCAGTGTGTTGTTTCGAGTGTGACTAATCGTCGCGTGTCGCGGCTCGCGCCTTTCCAAAGATCGCAATTCATTATAAATTGTCGCGGCGCGCTACTATAATTAAAACACCGTTGTTTCCAGGAGAATCTCCACTCCTCAGCCTTAGAAATTTAGAGACCCTCTTGGACGttcatcaaaagaaaatataactTCAAAACGAATGTAAATTCCAAGGGAGGGTCTCTGTTTCTGAAAATGTTTATCCTTAGTCTTTCCAAAATTAGGAACTTTTGCTTCAGAAAACGGAAAGGCAGAGGGCGCAGAAACGTGATGAACGAAATCGAGTTCAATATTAGTGCCAGTAAGAGGCCGTCAAGATTCCAATATAAAATTATTTcggaaaattgtttcaaatttgaGCCCCTCGctgtacaaataaaatgaaacaattttgtgGTGACGTCCTCTGGTATGTCTGTGCTCTTTCAGATTAAAGGCAACCACCATTCGCGCGACGGGTACATTTAGCTCATTGCACAAGACCTTTCCTCACCTAACATTAAGGCtctattcaaaaaaaaaaattggtgactAGTTATTGGATAGCAGAACAAcggaattttaaaattgtcagaTTCTGTAAGCATTCACTTTAACTGGttagcttgttttttgtttaggtAGTGGATCATACAAAAGTGCAGAAAACTCGTTTCTGTTCAGTCTTGTCAACCCGAGTGGTCTATCACCAACAAAGATGCCTTTGAAGAGTGGACAAGAAGGATATGCTATGTATTGTCATACTGGCTATGGACCAACATTTGGAGGTGAAAATTATCATGATCTTTGTATTTTCAATACACCAAACTGCAACAATAACTTTGCATATTTGAATAACGCTTACCAATGTCCATCAGGACAAAATGCCGAGACGTTTTTAACAAGAAGTGAGACATTCAGGGTGAGTGAAATGGAAGTTTATAGGTTATAGAAGGAAAACAAGATTTTTTCCTACGACTGAAGCGAAAATGGTTTATAAACTACTGCCTctcgttcattttctttgccAAGTCATAGTTGCACCAATACTGttgacttgaaaaaaagaaaaatcaaactttaaggaAAATAGTGATGGAAAAGATCGTAATGTGTGTTCTTTTGGTTTGATGAATTGCTAAATTgtttaaatagttttttaaaatcttGATTATTGAGACCTTTCCACTGTCTATAACGCAGATGATGTTGCGCAAATGTACATGTTCGCACTTTTGTTTATACACAAATGTTTGTGGAACTAAGGTTTAAAACCATTgatgttaataaaaaaaaccatcaaacaGAGTCTTTCCcatacttttgttttcgttatCACCCtgtctttcttccctttttcaGAAGCCCCGGCACTCTGTATGCACCACAGGTAACTTTTCGACCGTATTTGACAGGAaagggagagggggggggggggaagaagcTATTCCCTTTCATAAAAGCAGTCAGAATAATGCTCTCGAAACTTGCAAAGCAATCTCTCGACATTGTCAGCGGATAGTTCAATTGCGCAGCGACGAGCATTttgcttttaaagaaaaacccTGATGTGCACGTGAATTGGTCACCGTTAAGAGATTCTCCAGATAATCTTTCGAGTATTGTCCCATCGTCAGAGCTaactcaaaacgtcagcttgaGAACATCTCAACGGTGGCCGATATCCATTTTCAACAGGTACTGACccattgattttaattttcacatTTAGTGAATCAGAGGTATTGCTTTATTGGGTATCACCAGGAAACCTTTACGCAAGTGTtattgttacctttttttttctttaggaagCATTTTTTACATATGATCTAGAGGtgtctggaaagaaaaaaagtcttgaaaaattaggatctttaaagaaaacattgaatatGTGGTTCCAAAGAGACCTCTCCATCGTTGGTAGGATAAACATAATTAAAACGTTAGCACTTTCAAAACTGGTCTTTATCTGCAGCGTCATGAACACCCCTTTAAAGACGTAAACAAGATGACGTTCGACTTTATCTGGAATCACAAACCCGCCAAAATCAAAAAGACTACCCTTATCGAGCAAAAAACAGCTGGTGGCTTGAACATGAaggatttttctctctttgacaAAGCGCTTAAGTTAAACTGGGTGAAACGGTTATGCTCTGACTCGGATGCTCCATGGCAGTACATACCAAAATCGCTCCTAGCCGATGTTGGCGGCACAGAACTGTTAAATGTAATTATGATTATAATCTCCTTGATCTAGACAACCATCTTCCTGCTTTCTACAAACAGATCATTTTTTACTGGCAGGACATCGTAACGGCCacatctaaaaataaaaatgaggtTCTCTCGCAGCCAATCTGGAATAACCGATTTTTAACTGTGAATAAGAAAATGGTATTCTTTCCTCATTGCTATCGAGCaggaataaaacaaatctgGGACCTTTTTTACTCCTGTGAGGGCCATTTCCTtccatttaattctttttgcaataaattcaatgtaaaatgtaactttttacAATATTATAGCATTCTTTCTTCTATTCCCCaaaattggaagaaaatatTGCAAGAAGGTTCCAAAGACCCAGTTATGCCTCCCACCTCAATCTGTTCACTGTCATGCAAGACTATATACAGTATGCTGCTTAACCTTAAAGATCTTCCTCCCCCAACTtctgagaaaaaacttttagagTCTGACGCCGAGAAAAGTGACTTGACTAAAATCTACCTCCTATCATTCAAAGCCAcgagagaaattaaattgacGATGTTCCAATACAAAATCATTCACCGAATTTTACCAACGAATAGCTTGttacacaaaaatgaaaaaagttgccTCGCCCTCCTGTCCCTTTTGTCCTTCTGAGTGTCAGACCCTGTGGCATTTGTTTATAAACTGCATGCACGCAAATTCTTTTTGGAATAGATTCCAGGAGTGGTACTCAATCTCTAGTAATACGAAACTGCTGCTGTCGGAACTAGAGGTTATGTTTGGAATTATTCGCTGTCGCACCTGCTGTTTAGTCCTCAACCATCTAATTATTTTGGGTAAATACTTCTTATATGTTAAGGTTTTAAATACCATAACGTACCAATTCGATGATTTTGTCTCACTTGTGCGCGAAAAAAATAATCTAGAATAATATATTGCAGTCACTTGTAAGAAGGAGAAGGAATTCAGGAACAAATAGAaaattttttcgtctttttaaaattgtattgtgtcctttttcttctcaacttttgtattttgatttgtttcttttcgctacctatttatttaataatctattaaattctagaaaattaataCCCTATGTattttaattaacaaacaaaattatttttagtgaCTCGAACAATTAACATGCAAACAACGTAAATAGATCAATTGTAATTAAATTTGACTAGTGTTATTGTATTGTAATATAAGTATTGTAAGTAGTGCAAGTTAATGTAGTGTAAGCATCGTGTAAGAAGTAAGTATAGTGTAAGTAAATATgaaagtataatatatagaaagaaataaaaataaaaataaaaaataataattgaaaaaaatgaaatttaaggTAGTTAACATGCTTCCAACGTGGCGGCGGCGAATGGAATATTATTcagttcattttcaaataacaGCTTACGTGTTAAATAACGATTtaagatatatgaaattcatatatgtgcactgctgtgaagaaacgaatataagagatcctcgcagcttaGTTGCGAGGGTCTCTTATATTCGTAGATTACGAGTTGATTGTTACGCAATAGCGCGGTGGACGACACTCTTGGCACGGAGCTATTTTTGAGCATTTTTAAAAAGCCTTACTAGCTTCGgtgaaataatctttttttttttttttgtaaaattcattGTCATCTTAGTTACTTAAGTTTCTGGAAGATTTgttattcttgaaaatttagccaacatttttcattttgtaataTTGACTAAATCCTTTTCATCTTCTCCACTATCAATAATCCTTgttcttcaatattttattttaacctttttacccTAACAAACTAATCTTGTGAGCTTACCTTTGAATTAAAGATAACTTCGAAAGTTGCCAAAATAACTTAGTAGTCTGACGTAGCTCCCTCCTGCTCTGGAAATTTAAGCTTCACATCTCGATGAAAACTCGATCAGCTAGAGAGCTTGGCTCAAAGGCTTtcttctgttaaaaaaaataataataataataaaataaaataaattatgatcTTCTACCTTATAAAACCTCGTGAAAGGTGAGGTATTCGTATGGAACTTCGTTCCAGACATCGTCCTGAGATGATCATTTCGACATCGCAAAGATTTAGCACGTTCAAGTTTGTGCCATTGATAAATCCGGAAAACTACTTAAATTATCCGTGTATTTTGTCGATTTTTGTTGAATTTGTCCGTTTTATTCAAGATGCCAAAATCGGGCGTTCCCAAGAACATAACGGCAAGCACAATACCCCACAAGTTTCAAGGAAGCAAAGCAAAGGATGGCACCTCTTTATTGTTTAGTAACTTTCTTAACATTGACTGCAGGTCCAGATTGCATGACAGCTGATTGTGTGCAAAACTAATAAAACAGTCtacttaattaattaattaaagaattaaatgtacgttttgtagttgcagaaaacaatcgtgttgtaaagccgaaatgttaccagtaaaagaacttcagctgatagaaattttaaatttctcatcttaggctgtggatacaaaattcaagtgaaaaggaagccaactgtgattaatgctttgaacaagtcaagatacgtttttttcgtcacacaacaagttacataacgtgaatatcattcttcttgatgcctttcccggtgtcaccaatgcctttcccgatgcctccgttggttaatagagcattaaaagtattgttccagttaaagcttgaggaaaattgcttaacttt
This is a stretch of genomic DNA from Pocillopora verrucosa isolate sample1 chromosome 12, ASM3666991v2, whole genome shotgun sequence. It encodes these proteins:
- the LOC131780737 gene encoding uncharacterized protein is translated as MSSPRELEEVSELPSDEAFEEVNKYIIGVYDILKQEANKVYKEREVFDDVANKLEHVHFSKMLKLNVGGHLFSTSLSTVNKDPGSMLHAMFSGRFDTKPDEDGSYFIDRDGTHFRYILNYLRTGELIVPNDEIIRRELLAEAKFYQFEGMINELQPTPLEDPIQTVIQPFKDSVILSSNQRQTLMNWLENTPGVSNSDELLLYQASRDGWYSNNFHSCCDNKGPTVTVIESGDNIFGGFTEQSWESSGSYKSAENSFLFSLVNPSGLSPTKMPLKSGQEGYAMYCHTGYGPTFGGENYHDLCIFNTPNCNNNFAYLNNAYQCPSGQNAETFLTRSETFRVSEMEVYRL